CCACCGTGGCGAGCGACGCGAACCAGGCCACGGCGGACAGAAGCCCCACTTGCTCTGCCAGCGCCCCGACCCCGAGTACTGGTACGGACAGCGAGAAATACCCGACCACGTACGCGGCGGAGAAGACCTCGCCGCGGATCGGCGCGGGGGTGACCGCCGTGAGCCCGGCGAGCGCGCCCGTGAAGCCGGTCCCCTGTCCCGCCCCTGCCGCCACCGCTGCGACGACCAGCAGTGGCAGGCTTCGCGCGCCGACGGCCCCGGCCAGCAGCGCCAGCCCCGCGGCCATGGTGCACAGCCCCAACACCTTCGCCCGTACGGGCGCGAGCCGTCCCGCGTGCATCTGGGCCAGCGCCGAGGTCACCAGCATGAGCGCCACGACCCCGCCGCCCATCGCGGTGCTCGTGGTCCGGCCCAGCCGCTCGGCCAGCGAAGGAGCCAGGGAGAGAAAGAGGCCGAGCAGGCTCCAGGAGAAGACGATCGTCAGGCTCGCCAGGGCGAACGCCCGCCGGACGACGTGTGGGATCGCCGGGCGACGCGGGCGCCATCGGGCCCCGCATGCCTGGGCGGGTGCGGGCCAGCGCAACAGTACGGCAGGCAGCAGCAGGCCCAGATGCGTGAGGTAGGGCACTATCAAGGGCGCGGGTAGCACCGCGGCGATCAGGCCCGAGAGCATGGGGCCACCCGCGCTGCCGATGGAAATGCCCAGGGACGCCAGCGCGGCGGCGCTGCCGACGGCGCGCCCGCGAGGAGAAGGCTGTGGCCCGGGCCCGCCCGAAGGCAGCGGTCCCCGTTCGGCGCCGTGCGCCGCGTCCGCCAGCGCGGCCGTCGCCGCGCCCGTGATGAGCCCGGCCGCCGTGCCCTGCAGCAGCCGCGCACCATACAGCGCTTCCCCTCCCGGCGCGCACGCGAAGAGTATCGAGCCCAACGCCGAGAGCCCCAGGCCGCAGACGGCTACGCGGCGCCGGCCCCAAGAGTCCGACAGACTCCCGCACACCAGCATCGTCGGGATGACCGCGGCGACGTACACGGCGAACAGCGCCGTGAGGGCCAATGGTGAGAGCGCGTACTCACGGGCGTACGCCCCATAGAGGGAAGTGGGGAGACTCGACCCCGCGCAGACCACGGTGATCGCGTACGTCGGTGCCAACTGGCGTGCGGCCATGCCGCG
This genomic interval from Streptomyces asiaticus contains the following:
- a CDS encoding MFS transporter, whose translation is MAARQLAPTYAITVVCAGSSLPTSLYGAYAREYALSPLALTALFAVYVAAVIPTMLVCGSLSDSWGRRRVAVCGLGLSALGSILFACAPGGEALYGARLLQGTAAGLITGAATAALADAAHGAERGPLPSGGPGPQPSPRGRAVGSAAALASLGISIGSAGGPMLSGLIAAVLPAPLIVPYLTHLGLLLPAVLLRWPAPAQACGARWRPRRPAIPHVVRRAFALASLTIVFSWSLLGLFLSLAPSLAERLGRTTSTAMGGGVVALMLVTSALAQMHAGRLAPVRAKVLGLCTMAAGLALLAGAVGARSLPLLVVAAVAAGAGQGTGFTGALAGLTAVTPAPIRGEVFSAAYVVGYFSLSVPVLGVGALAEQVGLLSAVAWFASLATVGALGAVPVVHLAGRATEGDGDRSRDGIGGGRSPAVSGVPPTYPPHNEEGRPAGTP